The genomic DNA TAGGCTCAACTTATAAAACCCTTACACACCAGTTATACAAAAtggttttaaaatgttcctGGATGGTTGAAAATGCTATCAAAAAGGTTAGGGTTGGCAATATGCAGCACTATTGGAAAAGAAAACAAGCATTGATTGTCAAAGTATATCTGTAGTTAGCAGTAAGGCCTCAGTGTTCTCAAATGCTACAATTGTCATAGTAATAGCATGCTGGGGATTAATGACACATATGGGCTGATGCTAACTTTACTTTTGTTAGTAATTAATTAAATTTTAGAGCTTGGTAAAGTATCTGTCTTTTGTTAAATGTAAGCTGACAGATGAGGATGACGCCTCTTCAGTGGATGTCCCCATTTATCGGAAAGCCAAAAGCACCAGAAAGGGGAAAGTACCCACCAAAGCTGGTATGCGAAAACTCAGTCTGGCCCAGAACAAGCGTCTCCAGAGAGTTCTGCAGGATAGCAATAACCTCAAATCAGGAGCCTGGCCACGACCACCTGTCAATTACTGTATCCTCATCGCCATGGCCCTGAGTAGCAGTCATGCAGGAAGCCTCAATGTCCAGCAGATCTACAACTTCACAAGGTGAAGTGATTTCCAGTTGAATAGATGGATAGAAGTTAATATAATTTAATCTATCCTCCTGCTGCGGTATCATAACTGGGTTGCCAGATTCACCCTCACACTATTTGTGTTTATTCCAGAGAGCACTTCCCATTCTTCCAGACTGCCCCAGATGGCTGGAAAAACACCATTCGACACAACTTGTGTTTCAGCAGCAGCTTCAGGAAGACCCCCCAGCAGGTTTGCAGTGAGGGCAAGAGGAAGTCTTGCCTGTGGCACCTCACCCTGGATGGGCACAGGAGACTGAGGGACGAGATCCACACGCTCACTGGGGATTCCTTCAGAGTGCTGAAAAGGAGCATGAACGACCCTGGTGAGAAAACCAGGGTTGCTGATTTATACCATCTTCTAAAATGGAAATATCAAATATGGACCTAGTAATATGGTTAAAGTATGAGTAAAGAAAGTGCAATTGTCATTcctgtttttctctttcacaGACATGATTCGAACGTTGTTTGAGCTTTGATCCTCCTGTTGATGGGATAACCTGGATCCTCTATTGAATAATATTAATTGCCATGAAAACAAAATGCAGAGCTTGTTGATGGTGTTCTCTTTAGTTTTTCTTGGGAATAGTGGATATTGTTTTGTAAAATTCTTTGTACATGTGAATGTGTTCCCCGAACTGGGTattataatttatatatttattttatttaattaaaaACACAATGTTGACAGAAATGGactaaaatgacaatgtaaattGATTCACAGCGTCATCCTATCCACGAGAGGGCAGCAACCGCAAATACATTTTCCTAGCTGACCTTTATTGTGAAAAAGCAGTTGCCGGTAACTCGACAGTACAGCACGGAAATATGTCCTCTTTTCATTAATTTGGTGGTGGTTTGCTTGATGGTTTCCCCCCCCATCTCAATCGATGTTTCCATGGAAGTAAATTCTCCAGGTTTTCTAATGCAGACAACAACACGGCAAGCTACTCTGTTGAAGGCATCACCGGCAAATTTGGAATAACTCATCATAGCAGCTAGCTGGTTTGCTAAGAAGCCAGACTGATTGGGCGCAGTTTCTAGAGAGCAAATTGGGGAGTGGGCATAATCTCAATGGGTGCATTTTACTGTGCAATATGTAGGCAGACATTTTTCTCGGGAAAGGGACATATCTTCGGTAAAAGTCATCAAAGCAAACTCAAAGTGGTCCTCGTAAAATTTATCGAGAAGGTAATGTGTTGTCTAATACGCATGACAGAGACATATCTAGCATGTATCACCTTGTATTTATTGGGAACGTTTACCACAGGTGAAACAAGCTCGAAAAACAATCAAAAATCCCAAGGTGGAGAAGTTTGATTGCACTCAGAACGAGTGCAAGTTTTGGTGTTACTGCTGCGAGGTCGAGGTTAATACACATGTAACTGATGCCAGCATCACTGTATTGTTTGGAGGGCTATTAGAACACATGGCCACGTAagacctttttatttttttatttttattttactttacTGTGATTATCACAGCGTCAGTGTAATAATCTTTTTTGCATGTTTATTTGCTTGTTTTCATGGTTAATACAGCCCAGAACATGGAAAGAGAACGCACAGGTTCTGGTGGGAAAACAAAGCTGATCCCAAACTGAGAGACAAGTTCATTGTCACCGAAGAAGAGATCGGAAGGTATTGCGTGATGAAGGCCTATAATACCACATCCATATCATTCCTTGGGACAATACATTTTTAACGTCAGTCAATTTACAGTTTCAAAACAGAAGTGGCAAAATCACTGGAGTCATTTGCGGAGAAGGAGGATGAACTCGTAAAACAAGTAAACAAACTATTCAATCTTTAAGGTTTATGAATATTATCACTTCCAGTTTGCTCATTTTAATCTGTCTTCAGCAAGCAACTCATATTCGCGCCCAGGAGCAACATAGACAAGAAATCCTGCAGGCACTCATAGAGGTTTGTTTTCCAAGGATTCAACTGCAGTATCCACATCAAAGCTATTAAACCTCATCCGATGCTAAAGCTATACAACCTCACTTTGTATGTGTTTCAAAAGTGTGTCgaatacatttgttttgtgtgtttaccATGAATACTGTGACATGAATATTGCCTTTTCCTGAATCAACGTCAGCCTGAAGTAGAGCTGGAGCAATCTAATATTGTACTGGGCCCAGGTGACTTAACTGTGGTGACTTCAAGGTAAGATGAAATGCTTTGCAACTATGTACATTATAAGCATAAAACTGTCTGGCATGAACACAAATTATTAGATTTTTTTGTGAATCTTGCATATGGTAAATAatttattgaaatgtaattATGAATACTTTTATCACAAATAATCATTTTAACACACTTGTTGTCAGTGTCCTTTACCTTACATTTCTTGTGATGTGGATGTTCTTTCGAGAGAAGCTCTCATCTGGTATTGGATGAGCAGGATGGGCCAAGCTGGTTTGACCCAGTTGTGGATGGGAAGTGGGCAGGACCAGGACAAGGCCTGACTTTCATTGGTTACCAGGTAGGGCAATGCCAGTCCAAACAGAACACTGAAGGATCTCTTAAAactctagggctgtccccactcagtcgactagtcgattttctggtcgatatgctcttagtcgactaagattttttaagtcgagctgccgtatggcaatgtgagatctgattcccgcttgtcatcattgctgaattaaccaAATGTTCTACTAAAATGGTAGATTATactatttaagacaaataaagcaactcaaaaaatatataatttaaaagaaaaggtgttactgttttccctttcgttaatctgcgctttgttttggtttggtattttgcacacggcacgagcacaattggctgcagaactacaaactcgaccatagcctactttgtcggtgttattagtcaaaatggcaaagaaatctgtggaatggcagcatttcattaaagtacatttactaATTACTTAATGACTAGAAAAACGTTGAATACAatctctgccaacaacggtttatttttcatagtttgacgtcgaatatgatgtaacctatcacctgaaaaacgtaagttggcctagccctacttcgctcatgcttacgcgctgggttgaaaaatgagtATGCCTATAATAAGAATCACTTACAAATCGAATTACAttttctccggccaagacaacatctttctctgttgcaccgttccccactcagcttctacgtaaatttgcatgctgcaagttcaggcagtgataagcacgctctgatgatttgcatgttaaacaaacaatatttttaatttgtagtacattgtgagagatactaaataccatcggcattcggttacaacaggactggtgatacaagtcttattattagtaggctattagtggctgaatctgcaatgtccagcagccattgagtcagatcgcgaaaatgtttgtacttttttggggggtgagAAAATAACGCTTTTttaagttcgattagtcgattttcagacgttctagtcgagttttggtccaccaaagaaaatcttagtcggggacagccttATAAAACTCACATAATGCATCGTGTCCCTTTTCTCCCTTGACAGGATTCCTCCAATAGTGGAAATGTTCACACAGGTAACGGCAATCTTGAAGACTAATCTGATCATATACCCTGTTACTTAAAATATGTGTGTGCAGCCATTTCCATTCATCTTGTAGGAGCTGTCCCTCCATGGTTGCAGAAGGACCCCTTGGATGGTAGCTCTGGATCAGCAGGGCAGGAGATTGGACCATCACTGCAGGACTTCCTCAAGCAGAGTAGGGTCCCCTCATACTCTTTGCGATTCAAATGTTTTGTGATACACTATCCTGTGTTCATGCCACAGATTAAGTTGTATCTGGAAACCTATAGACTTCAGTATCCCTAAAactaaaaaacacatttcaatagAGGATCCCTTTTGCAACAAATATCTTGTATGAATTTAACTTCTTTGTCATCTTCACAATCATGTTCAGTTAACCCTCATCCTTATCATTTTGCTCATGTTGTTGTTTGACAGAAAAGCAGGATAAACTGAGGAAGTTACCTCCTAACAGAGTTGGGGCCGACTTCGACCACAGCTCTCAGACCGATGCCAACTGGCTGCCCTCTTTTGGTCGGGTTTGGAACAGCGGCCGGCGCTGGCAGTCGAGGTTGCGTTTTAATCTATTATCATAACAATGGGCTGTAACAATATATCAAATGCGGAATTTGAATTGCATAGTGTTAAAACATGTAGGGATATACTATTTtagttttggtttgtttttacaccacagacaccagttcagagaagaggaaggacagaCTAACAAGCGAAAGAGAACGAAGGACCATGACAGAGGGGACAAAGAGAAAAAGACCGCTTAATACTTAACACCGAATAACTAGGGGGCTGGGTATTGCTTTTCTTTGGTGCCGATTGGAGGCATTTATGTAAATGGATTGTAAAACACTGATATTCAAGTGTCCAATTGTGCAGTTTGATTgtttaaagtatttttttatattaataaAAGATGTTGCACATTTCTCACAAGTTCTTATGAGGGTTTTCACTGACGTCatgttctgggtggtaacccgaatgcgcggccatattggaggcactcggtgtaaacaactgaaaggAGTACAACCAAAAAACGTAtattctacactctttggtacaactgtagccatgtctaaacgaccaaAATGgtcgcgtccaagatccaaaggcatatagggaaggacttggacaacaagaaatGGGtcgtcgatattttgagaaattaggatttattggcggtgcaaatccctaccagttagctccctctacttggatccgtgacgaccctgtgattctgccttcagttggatgtcccgatattgttaactacatgtttttttcgccgaacccatacacatgtagtagtttgatatgatttatattatgtcaatgtcagctttacagtaaaataagcgcacaataaaaacaatgaaAGCAGGCAACATCTGATAAAATGACCTGTAGAACCATCACGATAATCGGGACGTtatacctaggattgtcggaaggggcgaaatcggcccgattatcctgtagtgcaggggtggggaaccttttttctgcaaagggccatttggatatttataatCCGTACAAACTAACGTTTATCGATTTAAGAATGTGCTCacccctaatgtgatggctggaactgcttcactttgtgaggtttgtgatgttagctaGCAGgtatgcagcctgctttgactggggtgcagtgaacatttctgggggggtaatatcatgattacggaaagggatcgtattattttttGTATATTGCTAcaatttttgagactgcttaccTATCCAAGGTGTTAATCAGGCGCGGAGCtagacgttgtaaacattcggggcttacgccaaaccaacaacgtattctgggtttgatttaGTAAAGAAttccacacttaatgcgagCGGCAAGAGCGTGCGAGCGAATTTTGTTGGTACATACCAAAATACGCAACGCTGCGCGCCTCCACAGTCCTCTTCCACATAATAAAATAGTGCTGCTGCTAACGAATAATGCATAAGGAAATATGgttcctgcagtgccatggcgggtcggacgttccccacccctgctGTAATGTATGGGGGGTGACAAGTGCCCTCACTATCGAACGCCGATTGTGCCAAAACGTCTGGACTGTCGTTCGTGTACACACGTCAATTTTTGACGGgtacagacgtcaaaaattATCGAACGCCGATTGTGCCAAAACGTCTGAACTGTCGTTGGTGTACACACGTCAATTTttgacgtgtacagacgtcaaaaattATCGAACGCCGATTGTGCCAAAACGTCTGAACTGTCGTTGGTGTACACACGTCAATTTttgacgtgtacagacgtcaaaaattgacgtctgtacacgtccgtttttgacgtctgtacacgtttaAAATTGGGTGCTACCACTTCATTTTTTTCTGAGGGGAAACCAGATAACGATTATTGCAAGAGTGAAAACCTGTCCACACTCAACCAATCTTGATTGAATTAAGGTTAAGAAATAGGCTAATATAAATTGGCAGTGACATTATCAACAACTGTAGGCTATTTTGTAAGTTACTGAAAAAATTATTACATTTGTATACAATATCATATTCACATTTCGAAAAAGGTATACATTTCAGTTTGTTAAAatgcccactagatggcagtgtgtgtgcacaaataGTAAGGGCAGAGCCTCTGGTCAATGTGATGGGTATAGCCAAGGATAAATTGTGGCGCAACAGCAAGCAAAATAATATTACAATAAAACAGGTTAGGAATACACAGGGTTGAAGACAGCTGGACAGTACACAGAGAAGCCTTAGTCAAGAAATAAAACACGTAATACCCATGGCAATATACAAGTAATATCCAACACAAGGAATGTAAAATATACTTTTAATGTAATTGAGAGTAAATATAATGTACAGggtctgttttttttccccaggaTAGGGATGGGAACTTATCAGTagtagtggttcccaaccctggtcctcaggataacgacccattcatttgaatcaggtgtgttggagcagggaaacatctcaaacattcAGGACAGGTCTATAGAGGATAGAGACTTGTGTTATGCTGGGTACACACCTTGGGGAACCtacaggaaccttggggttaccatggatgacgagctctccctcacggcccacatcgccgcagtctcccggtcttgtagattcaccctctacaacatccggaagatcaggagatacctgtctgagcactccacccagctgctagtccaagcactggtcctctccaagttggactactgcctgtctgagcactccacccagctgctagtccaagcactggtcctctccaagttggactactgcaactcgctgctcgctggtctccca from Hypomesus transpacificus isolate Combined female unplaced genomic scaffold, fHypTra1 scaffold_88, whole genome shotgun sequence includes the following:
- the cenatac gene encoding coiled-coil domain-containing protein 84 isoform X1 — translated: MGAFYCAICRQTFFSGKGHIFGKSHQSKLKVVLVKFIEKVKQARKTIKNPKVEKFDCTQNECKFWCYCCEVEVNTHVTDASITVLFGGLLEHMATPEHGKRTHRFWWENKADPKLRDKFIVTEEEIGSFKTEVAKSLESFAEKEDELVKQQATHIRAQEQHRQEILQALIEPEVELEQSNIVLGPGDLTVVTSRCSFERSSHLVLDEQDGPSWFDPVVDGKWAGPGQGLTFIGYQDSSNSGNVHTGAVPPWLQKDPLDGSSGSAGQEIGPSLQDFLKQKKQDKLRKLPPNRVGADFDHSSQTDANWLPSFGRVWNSGRRWQSRHQFREEEGQTNKRKRTKDHDRGDKEKKTA
- the cenatac gene encoding coiled-coil domain-containing protein 84 isoform X3, with protein sequence MGAFYCAICRQTFFSGKGHIFGKSHQSKLKVVLVKFIEKVKQARKTIKNPKVEKFDCTQNECKFWCYCCEVEVNTHVTDASITVLFGGLLEHMATPEHGKRTHRFWWENKADPKLRDKFIVTEEEIGSFKTEVAKSLESFAEKEDELVKQQATHIRAQEQHRQEILQALIEPEVELEQSNIVLGPGDLTVVTSSSHLVLDEQDGPSWFDPVVDGKWAGPGQGLTFIGYQDSSNSGNVHTGAVPPWLQKDPLDGSSGSAGQEIGPSLQDFLKQKKQDKLRKLPPNRVGADFDHSSQTDANWLPSFGRVWNSGRRWQSRHQFREEEGQTNKRKRTKDHDRGDKEKKTA
- the foxr1 gene encoding forkhead box protein R1, whose product is MSLQFQARSRFLELHLSTGLNDWDMNEEIKLTTTTDQFYQDNKWNDQYIVQWHYARISRRKEDIMCQNTHKSETQVQPNLWLMVNPNLACSIEYPKVSKLPSLPKMLKTRPIPQSMGTTVQPRRIKQEMSPIDDACLEDSHQEVASSSEYMLTDEDDASSVDVPIYRKAKSTRKGKVPTKAGMRKLSLAQNKRLQRVLQDSNNLKSGAWPRPPVNYCILIAMALSSSHAGSLNVQQIYNFTREHFPFFQTAPDGWKNTIRHNLCFSSSFRKTPQQVCSEGKRKSCLWHLTLDGHRRLRDEIHTLTGDSFRVLKRSMNDPDMIRTLFEL
- the cenatac gene encoding coiled-coil domain-containing protein 84 isoform X2 — encoded protein: MGAFYCAICRQTFFSGKGHIFGKSHQSKLKVVLVKFIEKVKQARKTIKNPKVEKFDCTQNECKFWCYCCEVEVNTHVTDASITVLFGGLLEHMATPEHGKRTHRFWWENKADPKLRDKFIVTEEEIGSFKTEVAKSLESFAEKEDELVKQQATHIRAQEQHRQEILQALIEPEVELEQSNIVLGPGDLTVVTSRSSHLVLDEQDGPSWFDPVVDGKWAGPGQGLTFIGYQDSSNSGNVHTGAVPPWLQKDPLDGSSGSAGQEIGPSLQDFLKQKKQDKLRKLPPNRVGADFDHSSQTDANWLPSFGRVWNSGRRWQSRHQFREEEGQTNKRKRTKDHDRGDKEKKTA